From Salvelinus fontinalis isolate EN_2023a chromosome 30, ASM2944872v1, whole genome shotgun sequence, one genomic window encodes:
- the slc3a1 gene encoding neutral and basic amino acid transport protein rBAT, which yields MDPVTSATFYRVLFERMITRSQLLSTKDLEVDRHMFRDMSSGTTNGSRMELGECIRNTGFHEDDEAEDAVGGDENRTSTVRMSPGIEKDTYTQIKPYAGMPKEVLLLYSVQARYRLPREILFWLTIVCTLALVALTITVIVMSPRCLSWWQSSPVYQIYPRSFKDSDSDGIGDLKGILDKLDHFQYLNIKAIWISPFYKSPMKDFGYDVEDFRDIDPLFGSMQDFDELLAAMHDKGLKLIMDFIPNHTSDTHQWFNLSSSGHAQYKDYYIWANCNTTHAPNNWVSVFGNSSWTYVEERQQCYYHQFLKEQPDLNFRNPHVRREMTEIVRFWLEKGVDGFRMDAVKHILEAKHLRDEPQVDPQQDPDTIDTEFELHHDYTTTQLGLHDILQAWRGEMDVYSREPGRYRFMVAESYDYEETDKTMMYYGTPYVKESDFPFNFYLMDLPTNLTGTGAQGLVNLWMANMPVGKWPNWVVGNHDKPRISSSVGQEYIKVINMLLLTLPGTPTTYYGEEIGMMNINVTIDEIQDPFGKFNPNASRDPQRSPMQWSDGPNAGFSDANHTWLPLHPHHTTVNVEAQQKDSGSVLSQYRALSLLRQAQLPLHRGWMCYIWSDADVFAFLREIDGLDKAFLVVLNFGADSVINLSAITELPEQLTLHMSTKQENYGMPVIKSKISTARGEGLLLEYSTHMRFNPGHPSQCFVSEKACYLGVLDILYKC from the exons ATGGACCCTGTGACTAGTGCTACCTTTTATAGAGTGTTGTTTGAACGAATGATTACAAGGAGTCAGTTGCTCTCAACAAAGGATTTAGAAGTAGACAGGCACATGTTCAGAGACATGAGCTCCGGTACAACCAACGGCAGTCGTATGGAACTGGGGGAGTGCATCCGAAACACGGGCTTCCATGAGGATGACGAGGCAGAGGATGCTGTTGGTGGAGACGAGAACAGGACTTCGACGGTCAGGATGTCCCCGGGCATAGAGAAGGATACTTATACCCAAATCAAACCTTACGCGGGCATGCCTAAAGAGGTCCTGCTTTTATATTCAGTCCAAGCTCGCTACCGACTGCCCCGGGAGATCCTGTTCTGGCTGACCATTGTATGCACCTTGGCGCTGGTCGCACTGACCATCACGGTGATCGTTATGTCACCCCGTTGCCTCAGCTGGTGGCAGTCCTCTCCTGTGTACCAGATATACCCACGTTCCTTCAAGGACTCAGACAGCGATGGTATCGGAGACCTCAAAG GCATCTTGGATAAACTGGATCACTTTCAGTACCTGAACATCAAGGCCATCTGGATCAGTCCGTTCTACAAGTCTCCCATGAAGGACTTTGGCTATGATGTGGAAGACTTTAGAGACATCGATCCACTCTTTGGCTCCATGCAAGACTTTGATGAACTCCTCGCTGCCATGCATGACAAAG GGTTGAAGTTGATCATGGATTTTATCCCTAACCATACCAGTGACACGCACCAGTGGTTCAACCTCAGCAGTAGTGGACATGCACAGTACAAAGACTACTATATCTGGGCCAACTGCAATACTACCCACGCCCCCAACAACTGG GTGAGTGTGTTTGGGAACTCCTCCTGGACGTATGTTGAGGAGAGGCAGCAGTGTTACTACCACCAGTTCCTCAAGGAGCAACCCGACCTCAACTTCCGCAACCCACATGTTCGGAGAGAGATGACT GAGATCGTTCGTTTCTGGCTAGAGAAGGGAGTGGATGGGTTCCGTATGGATGCTGTGAAGCACATCCTAGAGGCCAAGCATTTGAGGGATGAGCCCCAAGTGGACCCACAACAAGATCCT GATACAATTGACACAGAGTTTGAGCTCCACCATGACTACACCACCACCCAGTTAGGGCTGCATGATATCCTGCAGGCCTGGAGGGGAGAAATGGACGTCTACAGTAGAGAGCCAGGCCGATATAG GTTTATGGTAGCTGAGTCCTATGACTATGAGGAGACTGACAAGACCATGATGTACTATGGGACACCCTATGTTAAAGAGAGCGACTTCCCCTTCAACTTCTATCTGATGGACCTGCCAACTAATCTGACTGGAACTGGGGCTCAAGGCCTGGTCAATCTGTGGATGGCCAACATGCCAGTGGGGAAATGGCCAAACTGGGTG GTTGGGAACCACGATAAACCTCGTATCTCCTCCAGTGTTGGCCAGGAGTACATTAAAGTGATCAACATGCTACTGCTCACCCTGCCCGGCACACCCACCACTTACTATGGAGAGGAGATAGGCATGATGAACATCAATGTGACCATTGACGAGATCCAGGACCCCTTTGGAAAGTTTAACCCT AATGCCAGTCGTGACCCTCAGAGGTCCCCCATGCAGTGGAGTGATGGGCCGAATGCTGGCTTCAGTGATGCCAATCATACCTGGTTGCCTTTGCACCCACACCACACAACAGTTAATGTGGAG GCTCAACAGAAAGACAGCGGGTCAGTTCTGTCTCAGTACCGGGCCCTGAGTCTCCTGCGACAGGCCCAGCTGCCTCTCCATCGGGGTTGGATGTGCTACATCTGGAGCGACGCGGATGTCTTTGCCTTTCTGAGGGAGATAGACGGCCTGGACAAGGCCTTCCTCGTGGTGCTCAACTTTGGAGCAGACTCTGTTATAAACCTCTCGGCCATAACAGAGCTGCCGGAGCAGCTAACACTTCATATGAGCACCAAGCAGGAAAACTATGGGATGCCGGTGATTAAATCTAAAATTTCCACGGCGCGAGGGGAGGGGCTGCTACTTGAGTACTCCACCCACATGCGGTTCAACCCTGGCCACCCCTCCCAGTGTTTTGTCTCAGAGAAGGCCTGCTACTTGGGAGTCTTGGACATTCTGTATAAGTGCTGA